In Camelus bactrianus isolate YW-2024 breed Bactrian camel chromosome 28, ASM4877302v1, whole genome shotgun sequence, the DNA window AAAGTTGCATTTGAGGAGGGTTTATATCATGTTGTTCATGTCAGCAATTCTCTGTCTCTACTCTCACCCATCTCcctgtatggaattggagttggaaaccacacacacacacacacacacacacacacacacacacacacacacacacacacaaattctctttaaaatcttCCGCTATTCTTCCCGACTGGAGGAGTTGACAAGACGTAGACACATTAAGTTGCAGAAAATACAGTGGACTGATCAGCCAAAATGCATCTCATTTACACTTGTATGTCGCCAGGGGTAGGAGCTAGTGTCACTCAGGGCCTCCAGCCCTCTTGCCATGCTGGGCTGACTGGCTGGAATTTCCAAGCCGGGGCCCCTGGTGGGGTCGcaggcccagcccagctcaggccagcagggatgggggtgggggagtcagCGGCGTCTGGAGGCCTGGCCTGAGGGCCGGGGCCAGCCTGGGCAAGTCTTCCACTCTGGGCAGCTCAGGAGCTGGGAGGCCCAGTGGGGTGGACGCTGGCAGCTGGAAGCCCAGGTCAGCAGCCATTCCCAGAGGCCTCCCCGGGATTGAAACAGAGAAAGGGGACACTGCCAAGTAGAGAATCACGGACCACACTTTAGACCTACTTCCACTGCTCTCCCAAGGTTTTGTCCTTGTCACCCACTTTGTCACCGGCGGAGGGTCACCTCGGCCTGATGGGTTCTTCCACCTACCCCTGGTCCTGAACTTGGACCCTAGCTTCTCGCTTCCTGCTGGCCTCACTGAGTCCCACTTCTGGGCCTCCAGCTCCCAGGGAAACTGGGAAAGGCAGGTGGGAGCTGCACTGGGAAACTTGGAACCCAGTGGGAGCGTGAGGGTGAAGTCACAGGTCTCTCTGGGGTTCCCGatccccactccctctccctcctgtgcTGGTCTCAACCCTTCCCGACCCCGACCTCTGTGTTAGGGCACCAATTCCTAGCCGCCAATTGCTACACAGCAGCTGGAGGCCGAGGCTGCGCTGGAGCTCAGGGTCAACGCCAGGGCTCCGTGGCAGCGGGTCTAGGGTGCAGGATGGAGGGCCCAGGCGGAGGCCTTGGGGCTGCCCACCTGCTTCGGCCAGCGACCCAGCATCGCGTCGTGGGAGGCGTCCTTTCCACTGTCTCCTGCTTGCTTTCTTGCCAAGGCCCTGGTGACTCAGATGCCCGCCAGCCCCGCGAGCTCCCTTCTCCAGTGCGCTCGCTCTCGCCCAGCAGGGATGCGCGGGGAGTCCTCAGGGCCGCACCACCAGGCATCGCCAGGCCAGATCGCCGCCCACCACCTTCCCCGGGGCCAACCGAGGGTGACCCGTGTGGCCCAACCAGACCAGCGCCTCCCTGggctgcccggggccggggcccagCCACCCACCCTTGCCCACGGGGGCCTGCAGGAGCGCGGGGCGCGGCTGCGAAGCAACACCACACCATTGACAGCCCGGGCACGTCCGCGGAGCCCGGGGAACAATCAACGGACTCTCTGTCCTGGGGAGCTGGGGACACGCCTGGAAGGTGTGCGATCCTGTAAAGATCCGTGGTACCACTTTCGTTGGAATCCTTTGTTACAGCTTTGTCAGCTGGCGCGCCTTCCTGGCCCCCCACTCCCAATCACCACCCCCTGCGGAGGGGGCCTGTCGCTGGGGATCTGCTGGGACCCACCGCCCAGCTCCAGATCCCCTCCTGCAAAATGCTTGTCCTTTGGCTTCATCTCCCCTTCACGCTGGGGGCAAAAGAACACGGTTTGCAACGCCTGCGCCTTTGGGGCGAAGTTCTCCCAGAAGAACAGGTTTCTTGAATGTGACCTCGGGCTGCTGCAGCggcgccctcctcctcctgctgctggtgAAAGGACAGCTCTCCTGCCTCAGGCCGGGGTGGCTGGGGTGTGCACAGCAGGGCCTTGGCCAGGGGGTGGCCTGCCCCCCCACAGTGAGGATTTGAGGATTCTGACAGAAAGAGCAAG includes these proteins:
- the LOC105072226 gene encoding uncharacterized protein LOC105072226 isoform X1, whose amino-acid sequence is MPGAGRPGGGEPRARVPAARTGTAGRGARPAAFISIRKPAARLEGGFAPGRPPPDPRLSARSGLGSSEPQVCARLRWYRQSVVSNVAPTEAGFLSVCGVEGPRRALVTQMPASPASSLLQCARSRPAGMRGESSGPHHQASPGQIAAHHLPRGQPRVTRVAQPDQRLPGLPGAGAQPPTLAHGGLQERGARLRSNTTPLTARARPRSPGNNQRTLCPGELGTRLEGVRSCKDPWYHFRWNPLLQLCQLARLPGPPLPITTPCGGGLSLGICWDPPPSSRSPPAKCLSFGFISPSRWGQKNTVCNACAFGAKFSQKNRFLECDLGLLQRRPPPPAAGERTALLPQAGVAGVCTAGPWPGGGLPPHSEDLRILTERASPFCLHVVIWRKIKAEPLSLQKILYIRPSSLIH
- the LOC105072226 gene encoding uncharacterized protein LOC105072226 isoform X2, producing the protein MPGAGRPGGGEPRARVPAARTGTAGRGARPAAFISIRKPAARLEGGFAPGRPPPDPRLSARSGLGSSEPQVCARLRWYRQSVVSNVAPTEAGFLSVCGVEGPRRALVTQMPASPASSLLQCARSRPAGMRGESSGPHHQASPGQIAAHHLPRGQPRVTRVAQPDQRLPGLPGAGAQPPTLAHGGLQERGARLRSNTTPLTARARPRSPGNNQRTLCPGELGTRLEGVRSCKDPWYHFRWNPLLQLCQLARLPGPPLPITTPCGGGLSLGICWDPPPSSRSPPAKCLSFGFISPSRWGQKNTVCNACAFGAKFSQKNRFLECDLGLLQRRPPPPAAGERTALLPQAGVAGVCTAGPWPGGGLPPHSEDLRILTERARPSSLIH